A stretch of Brevundimonas naejangsanensis DNA encodes these proteins:
- the fcl gene encoding GDP-L-fucose synthase, translating to MPSEVVFPLGGKRVWVAGHRGMVGSAIVRRLQDEGCEILTATHAEVDLKDPAQVDAFVGDARPDAVFMAAAKVGGILANDTYPADFLYDNLMIAANVTEAAHRHRVGKMLFLGSSCIYPKLAPQPIPESALLTGPLEPTNEWYAIAKIAGIKLAQAYRRQHGCDFISAMPTNLYGPGDNFDLNTSHVLPALIRKAHQAKVAGADHVLLWGTGTPRREFLHADDCADACVFLMQRYSGEEHVNVGSGEDIPIIDLARMICDVVGFEGEIRLDSSKPDGTPRKLMSGDKLRAMGWSPAVGLRDGIESVYRAVKADL from the coding sequence ATGCCGAGTGAGGTCGTCTTCCCCCTGGGGGGCAAGCGCGTCTGGGTGGCGGGGCATCGCGGGATGGTGGGTTCCGCCATCGTGCGGCGCCTTCAGGACGAAGGCTGCGAAATCCTGACCGCGACGCACGCCGAGGTCGATCTGAAGGACCCGGCCCAGGTCGACGCCTTCGTCGGGGACGCGCGCCCCGACGCGGTGTTCATGGCGGCGGCCAAGGTCGGCGGCATCCTGGCCAACGACACCTATCCGGCGGACTTCCTCTACGACAACCTGATGATCGCCGCGAACGTGACCGAGGCGGCGCACAGGCATCGGGTCGGCAAGATGCTGTTCCTGGGCTCCAGCTGCATCTATCCGAAGCTGGCCCCCCAGCCGATCCCGGAGAGCGCCCTGCTGACCGGCCCGCTGGAGCCGACCAACGAATGGTATGCGATCGCCAAGATCGCCGGCATCAAACTGGCCCAGGCCTATCGCCGCCAGCACGGCTGCGACTTCATCAGCGCCATGCCGACGAACCTCTATGGGCCCGGCGACAACTTCGACCTGAACACCAGCCACGTCCTGCCGGCCCTGATCCGCAAGGCGCACCAGGCCAAGGTCGCGGGCGCGGACCATGTCCTGCTGTGGGGCACGGGGACGCCGCGGCGGGAATTCCTGCACGCCGACGACTGCGCCGACGCCTGCGTCTTCCTGATGCAGCGCTACTCGGGCGAGGAGCACGTCAATGTGGGGTCGGGCGAGGATATCCCCATCATCGATCTGGCGCGGATGATCTGCGACGTGGTCGGCTTCGAGGGCGAGATTCGCCTGGATTCGTCCAAGCCGGACGGTACGCCGCGCAAGCTGATGAGCGGCGACAAGCTGCGCGCCATGGGCTGGAGCCCCGCCGTCGGGTTGCGGGACGGGATCGAGAGCGTTTACCGGGCCGTGAAGGCCGATCTCTAA
- the gmd gene encoding GDP-mannose 4,6-dehydratase encodes MTAGNKVALITGVTGQDGAYLAELLLSKGYTVHGIKRRSSSFNTGRIDHIYQDPHDQDPRFILHYGDMTDSTNLIRIVQQVQPDEIYNLAAQSHVQVSFETPEYTANADAVGTLRLLEAIRILGLEKKTRFYQASTSELYGKVQEVPQSETTPFYPRSPYAAAKLYAYWTVVNYREAYGLHASNGILFNHESPLRGETFVTRKITRAAAAIKLGYQDRLFLGNIDARRDWGHAREYVRGMWLMLQQDEPDDYVLATGETTVIRDFVTEAFGQTGVRLRWEGQGVDEKGICAETGRIYVEIDPRYFRPTEVDLLIGDPTKAREKLGWAHETKWQQLCAEMVAADLVAVAKEQRRNAE; translated from the coding sequence ATGACGGCGGGTAACAAGGTTGCCTTGATCACCGGGGTGACGGGGCAGGACGGCGCCTATCTGGCCGAGCTTCTGTTGTCCAAGGGATATACGGTTCACGGCATCAAGCGGCGTTCCTCGTCCTTCAACACCGGTCGGATCGATCACATCTACCAGGATCCTCACGACCAGGATCCCCGTTTCATCCTGCACTATGGAGACATGACGGATTCGACCAATCTGATCCGCATTGTCCAGCAGGTTCAACCTGACGAAATCTATAATCTGGCGGCGCAGAGCCACGTCCAGGTGTCGTTCGAGACGCCGGAATACACCGCCAACGCCGACGCCGTCGGCACGCTGCGTCTGCTCGAGGCGATCCGCATCCTGGGGCTGGAGAAGAAGACGCGGTTCTACCAGGCCTCGACCTCCGAACTGTACGGCAAGGTTCAGGAGGTCCCGCAGTCGGAGACGACCCCCTTCTATCCGCGCAGCCCCTATGCGGCGGCCAAGCTGTACGCCTACTGGACCGTGGTGAACTACCGCGAGGCCTACGGCCTGCACGCCTCCAACGGCATCCTGTTCAATCATGAGAGCCCGCTGCGCGGCGAGACCTTCGTCACCCGCAAGATCACGCGGGCGGCCGCGGCCATCAAGCTGGGCTATCAGGACCGGCTTTTCCTCGGCAACATCGACGCCCGGCGCGACTGGGGCCATGCGCGCGAATATGTGCGCGGCATGTGGCTGATGCTGCAGCAGGACGAGCCGGACGACTACGTCCTGGCCACGGGCGAGACGACCGTGATCCGCGACTTCGTCACCGAGGCCTTCGGCCAGACCGGGGTGAGGCTGCGCTGGGAGGGCCAGGGCGTCGATGAAAAGGGAATCTGCGCCGAGACCGGCCGGATCTACGTCGAGATCGACCCGCGCTACTTCCGCCCGACCGAGGTCGACCTGCTGATCGGCGATCCGACCAAGGCCAGGGAAAAGCTGGGCTGGGCGCACGAGACCAAATGGCAGCAGCTCTGCGCCGAGATGGTCGCCGCCGACCTTGTGGCCGTGGCCAAGGAGCAGCGCCGCAATGCCGAGTGA
- a CDS encoding ABC transporter ATP-binding protein — translation MTVEPEAPYDVGLRVVGLSKSYRHANRSLFTNLSFDLERSGRLAILGRNGQGKSTLIKMLGGVLPVSGGSIDWRMRPSWPIGFAGGFQGSLTGLDNIRFLSRLYGKDYDELLVRVDDFAELGRALKEPCRHYSSGMRARLAFGLSLAIDFDCYLIDELVAVGDARFQKKCNEELFAKRADRAFMIASHDTHLIRTYCDRALLVESGQARIFEDIEEAVDIYAWLGAA, via the coding sequence GTGACGGTCGAGCCTGAAGCGCCGTACGACGTGGGGCTGAGGGTCGTCGGACTGTCCAAGTCCTACCGCCACGCGAACCGTTCCCTGTTCACGAACCTGAGCTTTGATCTGGAGCGCAGCGGACGCCTGGCGATCCTCGGCCGCAACGGCCAGGGCAAGTCCACGCTCATCAAGATGCTGGGCGGCGTGCTGCCGGTCAGCGGCGGCAGCATCGACTGGCGCATGAGGCCGTCCTGGCCGATCGGGTTCGCCGGCGGCTTTCAGGGCAGTTTGACCGGATTGGACAACATCCGCTTTCTGTCCCGCCTCTATGGCAAGGATTACGACGAGCTCCTGGTGCGGGTGGACGACTTCGCCGAGCTGGGCCGCGCGCTCAAGGAGCCATGCCGTCATTACTCCTCGGGGATGCGCGCGCGACTGGCCTTCGGCCTGTCGCTGGCCATCGACTTCGACTGCTACCTCATCGATGAACTGGTGGCGGTCGGCGACGCGCGCTTCCAGAAGAAGTGCAACGAGGAATTGTTCGCCAAGCGCGCCGATCGGGCCTTCATGATCGCGTCGCACGACACCCATCTGATCAGGACCTACTGCGACCGGGCCCTGCTGGTCGAAAGCGGCCAGGCGCGCATCTTCGAGGACATCGAGGAGGCGGTCGACATCTATGCATGGCTGGGGGCGGCGTGA
- a CDS encoding chain-length determining protein: MRKHLPFLLIVALPTVVGALYWGVIATPRYVSESHFVVRKVNEARPSNLGMVLQGVGVSTGTSDAFTVQEYLVSRDAAETLDRKFDLDKVLSAHGADLFSRYPRPFQPASSEGRFEALKRFVVVGYNATTGITTLRVQAFSAREAQAMNRTLLDSGEELVNRLNERAARDAVKDAEAAVVQATARRAQVQQQMAAFRDREGFLDPQLVAGESTQVISGLLRALAELKAELAQIQQSAPQSPQIPILRGRIASYETQVEQERAKLTGRAGSLAPKIAAYESLALQREVAEKALLQASAALLTAEQDARRQKLYLDRIVEPNLADQPMEPRRLRAFLIVFLSSLALYLLGRLLWAGLREHRQE; encoded by the coding sequence GTGCGCAAGCATCTGCCGTTCCTGCTGATCGTGGCGCTGCCGACGGTGGTGGGCGCCCTCTATTGGGGGGTGATCGCGACGCCGCGTTATGTCTCGGAGTCGCACTTCGTCGTGCGCAAGGTCAACGAGGCGCGTCCCAGCAACCTGGGCATGGTCCTGCAGGGCGTCGGCGTAAGCACGGGCACGTCCGACGCGTTCACGGTGCAGGAATACCTGGTTTCGCGCGATGCGGCCGAGACCCTGGATCGGAAATTCGATCTCGACAAGGTCCTGTCGGCGCATGGCGCGGACCTGTTCTCCCGCTATCCGCGGCCCTTCCAGCCGGCCTCGAGCGAGGGGCGCTTCGAGGCGCTGAAGCGGTTCGTCGTCGTCGGCTATAATGCGACCACCGGGATCACCACCTTGCGGGTCCAGGCCTTTTCGGCCCGCGAGGCGCAGGCGATGAACCGGACCCTGCTGGATAGCGGCGAAGAGCTGGTGAACCGCTTGAACGAACGGGCGGCGCGGGACGCGGTCAAGGACGCCGAGGCCGCCGTGGTCCAGGCGACCGCCCGGCGCGCCCAGGTCCAGCAGCAGATGGCGGCCTTCCGCGACCGCGAAGGCTTTCTGGATCCCCAACTCGTCGCCGGCGAGTCCACCCAGGTGATTTCAGGGCTGCTGCGCGCTCTGGCCGAACTGAAGGCGGAGCTCGCCCAGATTCAGCAGTCCGCGCCCCAGAGCCCGCAAATTCCCATCCTTCGCGGCCGCATCGCCTCCTATGAGACGCAGGTCGAGCAGGAGCGGGCCAAGTTGACGGGGCGAGCGGGGTCGCTGGCGCCCAAGATCGCCGCCTATGAAAGCCTCGCCTTGCAGCGCGAGGTGGCCGAGAAGGCCCTGCTCCAGGCCTCGGCCGCATTGCTCACGGCCGAGCAGGACGCGCGGCGTCAGAAGCTGTACCTGGACCGGATCGTCGAGCCCAATCTGGCCGACCAGCCGATGGAGCCCCGACGCCTGCGGGCGTTCCTGATTGTGTTTCTGAGCAGCCTGGCGCTGTATCTGCTGGGGCGTCTGCTCTGGGCGGGCCTGCGGGAGCATCGTCAAGAGTGA
- a CDS encoding ABC transporter permease produces the protein MSRFFVVRQSQILAALMMREMATRYGRRGLGFLWVVGEPLIFCFGVIIMWLLIRQHNQHGVGVAPFVMTGYMCLLLLRHCISFSISAVGSNLGLLYHRALGPLHLHIARCILEFAGATAAFIVVYVVLFAFRQVGLPHDWLLLYTGWMLMWLMAMGTGFILSGLAMRFEIMERIVPVLTYAMIPLSGVFFMVDWIPASVRERYLFVPFPNAVEMIRSGVFGEFVITHYNVFYALGSSIVMILLGLLLIKSAEGYIEVD, from the coding sequence ATGAGCCGCTTCTTCGTCGTCCGGCAGTCCCAGATTCTCGCCGCCCTGATGATGCGCGAGATGGCCACCCGCTATGGCCGCCGGGGGCTGGGCTTCCTCTGGGTCGTCGGCGAGCCTCTGATCTTCTGCTTCGGCGTGATCATCATGTGGTTGCTGATCCGTCAGCATAACCAGCATGGGGTGGGAGTCGCTCCCTTCGTCATGACGGGCTACATGTGCCTGCTGCTGCTGCGGCACTGCATCAGCTTCAGCATCAGCGCCGTCGGGTCGAACCTCGGCCTTCTCTATCATCGGGCGCTGGGGCCGCTGCATTTGCACATCGCGCGCTGCATCCTTGAATTCGCCGGCGCGACGGCGGCCTTCATCGTCGTCTATGTCGTCCTGTTCGCCTTCCGCCAGGTCGGCCTCCCGCATGACTGGCTGCTGCTGTATACGGGATGGATGCTGATGTGGCTGATGGCCATGGGGACGGGGTTCATTCTGTCGGGTCTTGCGATGCGTTTCGAGATCATGGAGCGCATCGTTCCTGTCCTGACCTATGCGATGATCCCCCTTTCCGGCGTGTTCTTCATGGTGGACTGGATTCCCGCGTCGGTTCGTGAGCGCTACCTGTTCGTTCCTTTTCCGAATGCTGTGGAGATGATCAGGTCTGGCGTTTTCGGCGAATTCGTCATCACCCACTACAATGTCTTTTATGCGCTCGGATCGTCTATCGTGATGATTCTTCTGGGCCTTTTGCTGATTAAAAGCGCCGAGGGTTACATTGAAGTCGACTGA
- the putA gene encoding bifunctional proline dehydrogenase/L-glutamate gamma-semialdehyde dehydrogenase PutA, producing the protein MTPTDLKHWDELDRNKFRDERAVVAELLAAQPLDAAGRAAVLADAVGLVESARKSQKRQGVVESFLQEFSLGTREGLALMCLAEALLRTPDAGTRDRLIAEKIGSADWASHLGQSDSLFVNASTWGLMLTGKLVDVDEEARADLPGFLKRIAGRLGEPVIRQAVATAVKIMGEQFVVGRTIEAALKRSERENWLCSFDMLGEGARTAADAERYEKIYADAIEAVGQTAKGEGPERGHGVSVKLSALSPRYQSVQEDRVWEELYPRILRLALIAAKYDINYTIDAEEADRLALSLKLLERLAREPALGEWQGLGLAVQAYQKRTTETVAKLAELAKSSGRRLMVRLVKGAYWDTEIKLAQVNGRPDYPVFTTKPATDLNYLVCAKALIEASPYIFAQFATHNAHTLAAVHRMAADRGVTIEFQRLHGMGEALYDGARAEWGDVVVRAYAPVGGHEELLPYLVRRLLENGANSSFVHALLDERVPAADVAADPITAVEAQPDRHPKIPVPMNIYGDRQNSLGRDYSQAADRDRHAQALERVDSEKLTAGPIIGGKLRAGVNPQDVTNPYDRSRVLGHVSEASAEDVDAAVNAAAEAQVAWDRLGGAGRAPVLRAMADALEAELDRLVALLSREAGKTLNDGVAEVREAADFCRYYALLAERDFGGRQILKGPTGETNELVLHGRGVFAAISPWNFPLAIFTGQIAAALAAGNAVVAKPAEQTPLIAAEAVRLYHKAGLNPDLLALVPGRGETVGVALTNHPGIDGVAFTGGTDTANAINRGLAARPGAIIPFIAETGGLNGMFVDTTALKEQVIDDVIMSAFGSAGQRCSALRVLYAPKDSADALIEGLKGALAAQVLGDPTDPKTDIGPVIDAESRANLDAHVERLSREAKIIARAELPAGSEKGDLFAPTIAEIPTPDFLEREVFGPILHVYRYDPKDLETVAGKLAARGFGLTLGVHSRIDAFAREVMELVPAGNVYVNRSIIGAVVGVQPFGGEGLSGTGPKAGGPNSLIRYAAEKAISINIAAQGGDPALLNL; encoded by the coding sequence ATGACGCCGACCGACCTCAAGCATTGGGACGAGCTGGACCGGAACAAGTTCCGGGACGAGCGGGCGGTGGTGGCCGAACTGTTGGCCGCCCAGCCTCTGGATGCGGCCGGCCGCGCGGCCGTGCTGGCCGACGCCGTCGGCCTGGTCGAGAGCGCGCGCAAGAGCCAGAAGCGTCAGGGCGTGGTCGAGAGCTTCCTGCAGGAGTTCAGCCTGGGCACCCGCGAGGGCCTGGCCCTGATGTGCCTGGCCGAGGCCCTGCTGCGCACGCCGGACGCGGGCACGCGCGACCGGCTGATCGCCGAGAAGATCGGCTCGGCCGACTGGGCCTCGCACCTGGGCCAGTCGGACAGCCTGTTCGTCAACGCCTCGACCTGGGGGCTGATGCTGACCGGCAAGCTGGTCGACGTCGATGAGGAGGCGCGCGCCGACCTGCCGGGCTTCCTCAAGCGCATCGCCGGGCGCCTGGGCGAACCGGTCATCCGCCAGGCCGTCGCCACGGCGGTCAAGATCATGGGCGAGCAGTTCGTCGTCGGCCGCACCATCGAGGCGGCCCTCAAGCGCTCGGAGCGCGAAAACTGGCTGTGCAGCTTCGACATGCTGGGCGAGGGCGCCCGCACCGCCGCCGATGCCGAACGCTATGAGAAGATCTACGCCGACGCCATCGAGGCTGTGGGCCAGACGGCCAAGGGCGAGGGCCCCGAGCGCGGCCACGGCGTCTCGGTCAAGCTGTCGGCCCTGTCGCCGCGCTATCAGTCGGTGCAGGAGGACCGGGTGTGGGAGGAGCTGTATCCCCGCATCCTGCGCCTGGCCCTGATCGCCGCCAAATACGACATCAACTACACCATCGACGCCGAAGAGGCCGACCGTCTGGCTCTTTCGCTGAAGCTGCTGGAGCGGCTGGCGCGCGAGCCGGCGCTGGGCGAGTGGCAGGGGCTGGGCCTGGCCGTTCAGGCCTATCAGAAGCGCACGACCGAGACCGTCGCCAAGCTGGCCGAACTGGCCAAGTCCTCGGGCCGCCGCCTGATGGTGCGCCTGGTCAAGGGCGCCTATTGGGACACCGAGATCAAGCTGGCCCAGGTCAACGGCCGTCCCGACTATCCGGTCTTCACGACTAAGCCGGCGACCGACCTGAACTACCTGGTCTGCGCCAAGGCGCTGATCGAGGCCTCGCCCTACATCTTCGCCCAGTTCGCCACCCACAACGCCCACACCCTGGCCGCCGTGCACCGCATGGCCGCCGATCGCGGCGTGACCATCGAGTTCCAGCGCCTGCACGGCATGGGCGAGGCCCTGTATGACGGTGCCCGGGCCGAGTGGGGCGACGTCGTCGTTCGCGCCTACGCCCCCGTCGGCGGCCATGAGGAACTGCTGCCCTATCTGGTGCGCCGCCTGCTGGAAAACGGCGCCAACTCCTCCTTCGTCCACGCCCTGCTGGACGAGCGCGTGCCTGCGGCCGACGTGGCCGCCGATCCCATCACCGCCGTCGAGGCCCAGCCCGACCGCCATCCGAAGATTCCTGTGCCCATGAACATCTACGGTGACCGCCAGAACTCCCTCGGCCGCGACTATTCGCAGGCCGCTGACCGTGACCGCCACGCCCAGGCCCTGGAGCGCGTCGACAGCGAGAAGCTGACCGCCGGCCCGATCATCGGCGGCAAGCTGCGCGCCGGCGTGAATCCGCAGGACGTCACCAACCCCTATGACCGCAGCCGCGTGCTGGGCCATGTCTCTGAAGCCTCTGCTGAGGATGTCGATGCCGCCGTCAACGCCGCCGCCGAAGCCCAGGTCGCCTGGGACCGTCTGGGCGGCGCGGGCCGCGCCCCGGTGCTGCGCGCCATGGCCGACGCTCTGGAAGCCGAGCTGGACCGTCTGGTCGCCCTGCTGTCGCGCGAAGCGGGCAAGACGCTGAACGACGGCGTGGCCGAGGTGCGCGAAGCCGCCGACTTCTGCCGCTACTACGCCCTGCTGGCCGAGCGCGACTTCGGCGGCCGCCAGATCCTGAAGGGCCCGACCGGCGAGACGAACGAACTGGTCTTGCACGGCCGCGGCGTCTTTGCCGCCATCAGCCCGTGGAACTTCCCGCTGGCCATCTTCACCGGCCAGATCGCCGCCGCCCTGGCCGCCGGCAACGCCGTGGTGGCCAAGCCCGCCGAGCAGACGCCGTTGATCGCCGCCGAAGCCGTGCGCCTCTATCACAAGGCCGGTCTGAATCCCGACCTGCTGGCCCTGGTCCCCGGCCGCGGCGAGACGGTCGGCGTGGCCCTGACCAATCATCCGGGCATCGACGGCGTGGCCTTCACCGGCGGCACCGACACCGCCAACGCCATCAACCGCGGCCTGGCCGCGCGTCCGGGCGCCATCATCCCCTTCATCGCCGAGACGGGCGGCCTGAACGGCATGTTCGTCGATACCACGGCGCTGAAGGAACAGGTCATCGACGACGTGATCATGTCGGCCTTCGGCTCGGCGGGGCAGCGCTGCTCGGCGCTTCGCGTCCTCTATGCGCCCAAGGATTCGGCCGACGCCCTGATCGAGGGCCTGAAGGGCGCCCTGGCGGCCCAGGTGCTGGGCGACCCGACCGATCCCAAGACCGACATCGGCCCGGTGATCGACGCCGAGAGCCGCGCTAACCTGGACGCCCACGTCGAGCGCCTGTCCAGGGAAGCCAAGATCATCGCCCGCGCCGAACTGCCGGCCGGCTCCGAGAAGGGCGACCTGTTCGCCCCGACCATCGCCGAGATCCCGACGCCGGATTTCCTGGAACGCGAGGTCTTCGGCCCGATCCTGCACGTTTACCGCTACGACCCGAAGGATCTGGAGACGGTCGCAGGCAAGCTGGCCGCGCGCGGCTTCGGCCTGACGTTGGGCGTCCACAGCCGCATCGACGCCTTCGCCCGTGAGGTGATGGAACTGGTCCCGGCGGGCAACGTCTACGTCAACCGCTCGATCATCGGCGCGGTGGTCGGCGTCCAGCCCTTCGGCGGCGAGGGCCTCAGCGGCACCGGCCCCAAGGCCGGCGGCCCCAACAGCCTGATCCGCTACGCGGCGGAGAAAGCCATCAGCATCAACATCGCCGCCCAGGGCGGCGACCCGGCGCTGCTGAATCTCTGA
- a CDS encoding FkbM family methyltransferase: MKLLPRIFGRRRRPYPDPVVTLAPMPACAPAPAPREYFYLGDGMGLARLKSGHFIFVDPLEESVCSHLIARGEWEPWARRVVMGLVQPGDHVLEIGGHVGYYTLGLADAVGPRGSVTTFEANPRLAALAARSVRFNGFGARVDVRQQAVSDQAGQLRFTVSRQFAGGGHIYVGEGALGPDAEVIQVEAVRIDDLDLPAIKLIRIDAEGSEPLILRGAEALLRKPDVVLCIEWDVVQMRSRADPAEFARWLQGLGFSFWRIMTTGELEAVELARLPTLTPCDLVVARSHPFA; encoded by the coding sequence ATGAAGCTGTTGCCTCGGATTTTCGGCCGCCGTCGTCGCCCCTATCCGGATCCGGTCGTCACGCTCGCGCCCATGCCCGCTTGCGCGCCCGCGCCCGCGCCCCGGGAGTATTTCTATCTCGGCGACGGGATGGGTCTCGCCCGGTTGAAGAGTGGCCACTTCATCTTTGTGGACCCGCTTGAGGAAAGCGTCTGTTCGCACCTGATCGCCCGCGGCGAATGGGAGCCCTGGGCGAGGCGGGTCGTAATGGGGCTGGTCCAGCCTGGCGACCACGTCCTCGAGATCGGCGGGCACGTCGGTTATTACACCCTGGGCCTGGCCGACGCGGTGGGGCCGCGCGGCTCTGTGACCACGTTCGAGGCCAACCCCCGGTTGGCGGCGCTGGCGGCTCGGTCGGTCCGCTTCAACGGCTTCGGCGCCCGGGTCGACGTGCGTCAGCAGGCGGTCAGCGATCAGGCCGGCCAGTTGCGCTTCACCGTGTCGCGCCAGTTCGCGGGCGGCGGCCACATTTATGTGGGCGAAGGCGCGCTGGGGCCGGACGCCGAGGTCATTCAGGTCGAGGCGGTGCGGATCGATGATCTGGACCTGCCCGCCATCAAGCTGATCCGCATCGACGCCGAGGGGTCGGAGCCGCTCATCCTGCGCGGGGCCGAAGCGCTGCTGCGAAAACCCGATGTCGTGCTCTGCATCGAATGGGACGTCGTGCAGATGCGTTCTCGCGCCGATCCGGCGGAGTTCGCGCGCTGGCTGCAGGGGCTGGGCTTCTCGTTCTGGCGCATCATGACGACGGGTGAACTGGAAGCGGTCGAGCTGGCGCGTCTGCCGACGCTGACGCCCTGTGATCTCGTGGTCGCCCGGAGCCATCCTTTCGCCTGA
- a CDS encoding glycosyltransferase family 4 protein yields the protein MRIVLVTDAWEPQVNGVVRTLTRTVAECRAMGHEVEVIEPSQFKTIPCPTYPEIRLALGAEEEIRERLRAFEPEAVHIATEGPLGIATRRICVEWKLPFTTSYHTKFPEYVSARFPIPVQVGYAYMKWFHKPSGRLMVATPTLRDELVEHGFKNVSPWSRGVDTELFHPDLPPIYDELGGKDWPRPFFLNVGRVAVEKNIESFLKLDLPGTKIIVGDGPARAELEEKYPETKFLGARFGEDLARCFADADVFVFPSWTDTFGLVILEAMGTGTPVAAYPAHGPIDLIPGSGAGFIDDDLKTACLKCLELDRKDVRAYAEKFSWRASAEQFVENLQPYPEPARGRFWRRLRRVARLRRRAAA from the coding sequence ATGCGCATTGTTCTGGTCACCGACGCCTGGGAGCCTCAGGTCAACGGCGTCGTCCGCACCCTGACCCGCACCGTGGCCGAGTGCCGCGCCATGGGCCATGAGGTGGAGGTCATCGAACCCAGCCAGTTCAAGACCATCCCCTGCCCGACCTACCCGGAAATCCGCCTGGCCCTGGGCGCCGAGGAGGAGATTCGCGAACGCCTGCGCGCCTTCGAGCCCGAGGCCGTCCACATCGCCACCGAGGGCCCGCTGGGCATCGCCACGCGGCGCATCTGCGTGGAGTGGAAACTGCCCTTCACGACCAGCTACCACACCAAATTCCCCGAGTACGTCTCGGCCCGTTTCCCGATCCCGGTGCAGGTCGGCTACGCCTACATGAAGTGGTTCCACAAGCCGTCGGGCCGATTGATGGTGGCGACGCCGACCCTCCGCGACGAACTGGTCGAGCATGGCTTCAAGAATGTCTCGCCCTGGTCGCGCGGCGTGGACACTGAACTGTTCCACCCCGACCTTCCGCCCATCTATGACGAGTTGGGCGGAAAAGACTGGCCCCGCCCCTTCTTCCTCAACGTCGGCCGCGTCGCCGTCGAGAAGAACATCGAATCCTTCCTCAAGCTGGACCTGCCGGGGACCAAGATCATCGTCGGCGACGGTCCGGCCCGCGCCGAGCTGGAAGAGAAATATCCCGAGACGAAGTTCCTGGGCGCCCGGTTCGGCGAGGACCTGGCCCGCTGCTTCGCCGACGCCGACGTCTTCGTCTTCCCCAGCTGGACCGACACCTTCGGCCTGGTGATCCTGGAGGCCATGGGCACGGGCACGCCGGTCGCCGCCTATCCGGCCCACGGCCCGATCGACCTGATCCCCGGCTCGGGCGCGGGCTTCATCGACGACGACCTGAAGACCGCCTGCCTGAAATGCCTCGAGCTCGACCGCAAGGACGTCCGCGCCTATGCGGAGAAGTTCAGCTGGCGCGCCTCGGCCGAGCAGTTCGTCGAGAACCTGCAGCCCTATCCCGAACCCGCGCGCGGCCGTTTCTGGCGCCGCCTGCGCCGGGTAGCGCGGCTGCGGCGACGCGCGGCGGCGTAA
- a CDS encoding substrate-binding domain-containing protein: protein MIRTLKFTACAAALLALAACGNNNEGAAPGSQKARTGIWAAGSSTVFPFATRVAETFARNGGAGSSPRIESLGTGGGIQAFCAGVGPSTPDIANASRPMKQSEFDRCVENGVTDIVELKIGYDGIVIATARTGASFNLELNDLYEALAKDVPGADGQFVANPAKTWNEVNKALPATRIQVYGPPPTSGTRDAFLELGMAPGAKLIPAVAAVEKQDKTRFETIAHTLREDGAWIDSGENDNAIVQTLTRTPGSLGVFGFSFLEQNMDTVKAETIDGVAPSVATIADGSYPLARSLYIYVKKAHIGVTPGLEQFVQEFMSDGAAGRGGYLQDRGLVPLQAEQLAVERAKAAAMTSMSRPN, encoded by the coding sequence ATGATCCGCACACTGAAGTTCACCGCCTGCGCGGCCGCCCTCCTGGCCCTCGCGGCCTGCGGCAATAATAACGAGGGCGCCGCCCCCGGTTCGCAGAAGGCCCGCACGGGCATCTGGGCCGCGGGCTCCTCGACCGTCTTCCCCTTCGCCACGCGCGTGGCCGAGACCTTCGCCCGCAACGGCGGCGCCGGCTCCAGCCCCCGTATCGAGTCCCTGGGCACGGGCGGCGGCATCCAGGCCTTCTGCGCCGGCGTCGGCCCCTCGACCCCCGACATCGCCAACGCCTCGCGGCCGATGAAGCAGAGCGAGTTCGACCGCTGCGTCGAGAACGGCGTCACCGACATCGTCGAGCTCAAGATCGGCTATGACGGCATCGTCATCGCCACCGCCCGCACCGGCGCCAGCTTCAACCTCGAGCTGAACGACCTCTACGAGGCCCTGGCCAAGGACGTGCCGGGCGCCGACGGCCAGTTCGTGGCCAATCCGGCCAAGACCTGGAACGAGGTCAACAAGGCCCTGCCGGCTACCCGCATTCAGGTCTACGGCCCGCCGCCGACCTCGGGCACGCGCGACGCCTTCCTGGAGCTGGGCATGGCGCCGGGCGCCAAGCTGATCCCGGCCGTCGCCGCCGTCGAGAAGCAGGACAAGACCCGCTTCGAGACCATCGCCCACACCCTGCGCGAAGACGGCGCCTGGATCGACTCGGGCGAGAATGACAACGCCATCGTCCAGACCCTGACCCGCACCCCGGGCTCGCTGGGCGTGTTCGGCTTCTCCTTCCTGGAGCAGAACATGGACACGGTGAAGGCCGAGACCATCGACGGCGTGGCCCCCTCGGTCGCCACCATCGCCGACGGCTCCTATCCGCTGGCGCGCAGCCTCTACATCTACGTCAAGAAGGCCCACATCGGCGTGACGCCGGGCCTGGAGCAGTTCGTCCAGGAGTTCATGTCGGACGGCGCCGCCGGCCGCGGCGGCTATCTGCAGGACCGCGGCCTGGTGCCGCTGCAGGCCGAGCAGCTGGCGGTTGAACGCGCCAAGGCGGCGGCCATGACCTCGATGTCCCGCCCGAACTGA